tttttttttaacaggtcATGAGTTTTCCCGTCAAGCTATGCTGCACTCAGAGTTGGATTTCaacaaaacctttgtgttttggcagccagctcaTATAGATAGtatatgcaatcttaccatgactacgcgtcttttcgcccggcgaaacatgacgtatatacagtgttttgtcaacagagggcggtttgagtGTAAACACCGGTCACATCGTCTACTCAGTATACTAGAGTAGTGCTTTATAAACTACgagatttcccggtagctagaggtggTTTGAATACTGTACTTAAACGcggtgtacactattggtaattactcaaaataattattagcataaaacctttcttggtgacgagtaatggggagaggttgatggtataaaacattgtgagaaacggctccctctgaagtgccatagttttcgagaaagaagtaactttccacgaatttgatttcgagacctcaggtttagaacttgaggtctcggaaatcaaccatctaaacgcacacaacttcgtgtgacaagggtgtcttcaTCTTACATTatcatcttgcaactttgatgaccgattgagctcaaattttcacaggttagttattttatgcatatgctgagatacaccaactgtgaaggctagtctttgacaattaccaatagcgtccttccactgccttttagcagcgggtaccgcaaagATTTAAATGTCCTTCTATTAATTAACATCCGACTAAATACAGTGTGAAGCcacgttttaaaataataacttgACCACCCTGCCACCGAGTGTCGAACCGCTAATATAACTTTACTTGTTCTCAAAAATGTACTCTTGTTTACTACCGTGTTTGCTATGTgctttctatttttgtttagttaGTGACGTTGTCATAACGTCTTGCAAACTGCTTTTTTACTTAACATTTAAGATAATCTAGAGAGTTGGGGGACCGCCATAAATCTTGTGATAATTTTATTATCATAAGCTCGTATCAGGCTTAATTGCAATGAACGCTATtggtcatttctcaaaatattttgttagcataaaaacttactttgaaacgagcaatgaagactggagctgttgatagtataaaacattgtgagaaacggctccctctaaaatgaagtagtttttgagaaagaagtaaattctcactaaaatgtattcaattgaattcgagacctaagctctgaggtgtcgaattcaagcatcttaaagcacaccaCATGTGCGACAATGGTAATTATTTTTCttattccattattctctcgcaattacgacgaccaattgagttcgtTATACTGAACTCCAGGTTTGTTAGTGGGAtttgatgttgggatacaccaagtgagaagactggtctgtgcggtacctaaatgtagcccgagtcctaaatgtagcctgacctaaatgtagctcAGGcaacatttagggctcgggctacatttaggtgccgcacactggtctttgacaataaccaaaggtgtccaacgCCTTCAAACTAacagtttcttaaaggcagtgaacactattggtaattactggaaATAATTAAGATacgtttaatgctaataattatttttagtaattaccaatagtgtccattgcctttaaatatctTAAAACTATCATGCAGTTTATACAAGGACACTTTGATCTCCATTTGGACCAATTTCTGAGAATTTTGTTGCAATTTACTTCTTTCATAAGTATAATCAGCTAAAAAATATAGAAGTTGTCGAATTACTTAGGGGTGATGAATAATAAACTACTTCCTAACTTCGTATATAGTTATGAGAGAAACAATTGATTTGAGCTAGGTgtttgcattattattattattcttttagcATCTTTTCAAAGTAAGCATGTAGAACGACTTCATACCTAAAGTAACAGAAGTCCCCCTCGCAAAGAAATGCACTCCATCACGCTATTACTATACTAAGCTCGGTGATAGCTAAGGGTGCACCCCACCAAAtaggagaaaacagagcgtcgagctcattaatattttttatataacacccaagcagatccttgccatttgattggaggattgtccgtcacgtgatagcaaataaaagtaccaatacacgctgagtcactcaccgtgctttttcgttccatccgaaaagtaccattgcacgctgccagcgtgcaacggtacttttcggatggaacgaaaaagctgagtaaaaacatcactgcgtgcgcgtgtctttggtaacgcagcagtgttactgcaaggcataatTAGTagaattactagcattcggcttctacaattaaaaattgtaggcctacgctttgtttgttttgaaagttgtatctttcaatcaaaatgacaaagatctacttggatgttatataaaaaacaaataatgaatgtttttcattcgtgcaatggtgcgaaaatgttcattcgttgaaagctggaatgttccattcaactcggcttcgcctcgttgaatagtatacacataatgaatgtttatgagtgcaatggtgcgaatatgttcatgagttgaaagatggaatgttctattcaacgaggcggagccgagttgaatggaacattccagctttcaacgaatgaacataattcgcaccattgcacgaatgaaaaacattcattatttgttttatataacatccaagtagaactttgtcattttgattgaaagaaacaactttcaaaacaaacaatttcaactgtagaagccgaatgctagtaattttactatgccttcttgcagtaacacctgctgcgttaccaaagacacgcgcacgcagtgatgtttttactcagctttttcgttccatccgaaaagtaccattgcacgctgccagcgtgcaatggtacttttcggatggaacttTTCGGATGGTACCTACAATGTTTAATTCAGCCCATTGTTTTGCCTCTTTGTTTGGGTCCATGCGCCAAACGCAGCGGGGGTCCCCGGCAGACATCCGTTTCTGAATTTATGTCAGATTATCCACTAAATGTTCCTGTACTCAAATATTGGTAcctcgttcctttaaccaaGGGCTGCCGCTCTAGTTTGTacggtggccctgaagggacacagccagtcgtgaatatttttgcgacgtcgtgaatttattcacgacaagtcgcgaatatGTTATAGTTTTACTAGTACTTTAGTAGGAGTAGGCTATCCTTTGTTAGGCAATAAACGTTGGCACTTTCactcttcagaaaaaaacataacgtTATATGTCACCCGCTCCTTCGTAATGATGAATATcgagtaaatttcatttttgagtttATATCATAATAATCCCAACTagcaaatctcaacattttaaataaaataaaaatcatgatcatacgaccttcctgtccAAAATAGTATGTAATTTTCGATGACCTTGACACTATCAATTTTATGACccgttttgaaaaacataaacgctagaaaaattaacttttaaaagtgcaacgtctcacacactcattaaaacaactattttttacgaaatgaaaacatcaatttttaaccccGGCGTAGTCGGACCAACAATAGGTAAATTTTACAAACAACCCAATGATAAGTTTaattataatgtgtagacaatttcagCAATAAATTTGACAATTAATTTACCTGAATTGttagagcaatttgcgttgttatttccaacttgaaatgcgagttCGTTTCGTCACGGCAGGGTGCAACGCATCACGTAATCCCCTAccaagtttaactgaaagattattcctttagcattcagaattatttgggtttggaGTAATTCAACCTTGATAACAACTTAGATAACAATTCCACTGGATAAAACATGGGCCCCATACACAGAGTGGCAACAATCGTCATAGCTTGGCTCTCTACGCGTGCCGTGTAAGAATTACACACTCAAGCTactgaaaaaaatattcacgactgtCGCGAATTTATTCACAACTAGTCGCAGAattattcacgactagtcgcagaattattcacgacgtcgtgaaaatattcgcgactagtcgtgaaaatattcgcgactatAGTCGTGAAGATATTCGCGACGTCgccaaaatattcgcgacttgtcgtgaataaatatacgacgtcgcaaaaatattcacgactggctGTTTCGGGactgggacttgagtcaagtctaaccttgagcaagttcgagtgaggcACACtatggtcgaccattggttgattttgcctggTGCCCATGATCATGTATTCaatgcataggtaaccatggaacattgaccagtggttgacaaacAAATGGtcgccacccgaacttgctccttgttgagctgtaaatggctccacttacagcccaccttcgatacatgtctaaaacgctaagttttcaaaggtcgcaaaatgcgtggtagtttgattgcaaatttttccaatttaaaaaagtcctatactactccaacgtacctcattttattccttacatttgtggaattactatgacaaATAACAGGGCTTACTAACTGATGAATTTAGGCACATTGTCCAGTGCGCGTACAAAAGGCGCTGCGTACATAAAAAGTAGCCGCGTCCTGCTTTGATGATCCGTGTAAGATTTTGCAGGCAGGTGAAACGGTCCCACAATATCCGGATTGAAAGTTACACGTGTAACCAAAAAGCTGATTTCCTACAGAGCTAGTGTGAAAGCGAAGCTGTTTGTATCCGTGTTGAAATTTTACCGAACCAACACGGACCCTATCTGGATAAGGTTCGACACGGAGAGAAGGTCGATAGTGTTTTGAAAAGGCTTAAATGTTCCCCTCATAAACTTGTCCGCAAACGACTTGTTTAAGTTTAGCTATTTTCCCATCGCCATTCATTCTCGTGACGTCAGTGTTTGGCTAACAACAAACATGGCGACTCCCGTGTAGCAACTGCGTGTGGTGTGTGTGCAGAGTAAAGGGACGTCACGTTGGGTGATACTGTTAGAATAGAATTGAACTTAAACTTCGCTTCGTGTTGAAATTTTATTAACTACATAAATGTTAGTAGTAGGTAAATCGCATCGTTTTAACTTAAAGTATCAAACCTATGGCTAACTTACCTCCTGAAACTGAAAAGAATAGATAGGGAACCGTTTCGCGACGCGTGACTTCCAATTCCGTTCTTTTCTTCACTAGCTTTGcctttatttttataattattaagtGGGTTGGTTGGGGGTACACATTTGATTGATGGGTGAACTGACGAATGAAATGGAAGTTGCAAAGATGATGGACTTAGACGACGAGAAACTTCAGGAATTATACGCCTGGGTTGATGAAATTCCACTGAGTCGGCCGAAGAGAAATATGACCAGAGACTTCAGTGATGGTGGTGAGTGTTTTACAGTACTTAGTCTGTAACGTCATGACCTAGCCTTatttatggaaaagtttccgtatggcgccaccactttttcattcgaaataaaataatatagtatctaatttacctgattgatatatccctttttgtaaaaatgagtgaaaaagtggaggcgccatacggaaagttatccaggcccgtttctggggcggaaaattttcaaagcttcacaggcctaactcaaatcttacctgcaacaagccactaatttcaacagattcacattccatggcggcatacatttttctgcagcgatttttggtcgtcatatattcttcacaaatccgtcattttcgtgaaataatgcagctcccaaggTAAAACAGTTCCCGTTTTggtcgttttctcacagtgttgtctgctgccgtgcGTACACGTATACACGTACACGTATACGATccaaacccaccgcagaaaaatatatgctgccctggaatgtgaatctgttgaaattggtgctttcttgcaggtaagatttaagttatgaagctgtgaaagttttccgccccagaaatggaccctgatatccaggacgtcactgtagtacaatacgaaagtgtaagaccGCCATGACCgtactttgtttttatttgtttcctgTGTAGGCTACATTATCATGTCAGATTATCATGTGTTTTTGattcaaataaaagtaaatgatGTGACCAGCAACCAGTGTAAAAATTAAGCATAAACATTttctgagcatgaaatttcttccttgataaaaacgagagaaccaaccaaatttttatttgttgcataaaattgCTTGTTAAAAACATAATGTTACTGGCATTTAGCTGTTGATTGCTTACATCCTGAAAATCGCCTTGAAATTTGGATTGGTTGGTTGGCCCCCCTATTTCTAGAAACTATCAGGCTCCCCCATGATcataggggtctaatattttggacctccttaacgctatatTTTTCAAATCGGCGTTGATAAATGAAAGTTTACGACCATACTACACACCCAAAACTTATTAaacacactcaatatacattcatgatgcttgtattgcctttttgttgagttaaattaaaaacatcttcaaaaaatgcaattttggctTCTAAATATGCTCAGCGCTTTATATTTGGGTCAGAATAGCACTGTACACGGGGGCACCAGCCTACCCGCTTACCGAACTGCCGAGCCACGACTTTGAGTTTGACTAAACTATTTCGTCGATCAGGTAGGCTTGTGCCAGCATGTACAGCGCTTGGTATCCAAAATCATTTTTAgcaatagcgaaactgtctgaggtatttatgaatatttatttatagtttcttcctataaCCTGTTTGACGTTTTTAACACATAATGCTCTCTCTTTTTTCCCACTTTTTTTGTCCTCAGTCCTGGTGGCAGAGATAGTCCACCACTATGTGCCGAAAATTGTTGAGATCCATAATTACACACCAGCCAACTCCACACAACAGAAAATGAGCAACTGGGGCACCTTAAACAGGTAAATAAAATTTGGTTCACTTCGAAGGGGTGCACAGTctgtagtgtccagtgtccagcAGAATAGAAATTCAAAATTACACAGAGTGTTCTACGTTTCTGTAGGTCCCCTATTGCCTCTTGGTTCCCCTTCTAAAAGAgcgcaaggccattttcattttgcaaagggaacaTGCAGTGGAAACCACAACCTACATGATGTAACTCGAAACAAGGATCTTTAGGACATGTTAAATTCACATCTTCATTCTATGCGTTACAGTAGGCACTTTGtttgaaactttaaaatgtgaacagcgccctcagattaccaaaaacaaattattcattttgcaaaaataaattgagTTGGGCTGTTTGGCCATGGTAGGGCAGACTAAACACATTTTCTAAAAAtgtattcttattttttttgtttagaaaaGTGCTTCCGAAAATCGGCTTCAGCATTCAGGAGTCCCTCGTGAGGAGCATCTGTAACAGCAAGGCCGGAGTGGTTGAAGTTGTCTTATGGCAACTTAGACAAAAGTTAAACCAGTACCTTAGCAGACATAATGACAAATCAAATAAGGTAGGCCACAACATGTGTTTGCAATTTTGTGTATGGTGTGGTAATTTAGACCATGTccccttattaaaggcagtggacactattggtaataactcaaaatatttacaaatgtattagcataaaacctgacttggtaacgtgtaatggggagaggttgatagtataaaacattgtgagagacgattccctctgaagtgacttattttttgagaaagaagtaatttttgcacagatttgatttcgagaccatgtaaaatttgaggtctcaaaatcaagcatctgaaagcacacaacttcgtttgacaaggtgttttttctttcattataatctcgcatctttgacgaccaatcaagctcaaattttcacaggttcattattatATGCATTTTTTGAGCTACGCCAAGTGAAAAgacttatctttgacaattaccaatagtgtccagtgtctttaaaacagaaAGAGGAAAACATTGAATACCTCATGGCAGGCAAGAGTTGCATTTAAGCACAGGGCCacatttcatggccctgcttaccatCAGCAAAGAACCAACGCTTGTGTAAGCAGGAAATTCCGCActtcaagcgtatttcacgagcAGGTAATTTGCGACGTTAGGATGGGGGTCAAGTGGAGAACTGTCCCTTTTAAGATATTCTGAGAACAGCTGCTTCAGAGAGCCAATTTCCctattgcccctggtcattgtcccAGTGCCCTTAAATTGTTCCAGTAGGAAGTTAGGGTTCTTTAAATGAGATGTtctttactttaaaggcactgtacacgtttggtaattgtcaaacaccagtattctcactcaagtggtgtatcccatcattaagaataaaataacaagcctgtgaaaaattgtgcttaatcggtcatctaagttgcgagaaaatgatgaaagaaaaaaacaccattgttggacgaatgtgtgtgctttcagataggaataaaagacttattttagtgagaaaatacctctttctcaaaaactatgttacttcagagggagtcgtttcccacaatgttttatactatcataagctctcaaatgcttgctaccaagtaaaattttttaagttaatattttagtaattaccaaacgtgtaccctccctttaagggAAAATCCTCCTTTGCTTTGCTCAATGTGAGTTATAATTTTGTCTCTCGCCCATCGGGTCTAACTGTCGATCGTTTTCTCTCCAGATTTCACCAGATGGTTATTATGGCGGACAGGAAGTTGGTACTGGAGCAGATAAAACAAGCAAATCACcaggtaaataaaataaaggaatTCCTTTTTGATTTCTTTTGTAAGGGTCATTCAATATAGCCTCTCTGAGTCAGTCTCGAGCCAATGGAGTAGCTCTTGatgtagactgggcccctgtctttatccgctaggataaagacaggtcgctgcctctagatccagtgattccattggatacacaGATATATAagacattatcactcaagaTCGTCAAGATCGATCTGTTTTAAGAATACAATAAATTAAGATATAAtataaagaagaaaataaatatgaCATCGCGGACGGATCCCTTTTAGAAGCAGAGCTTGTAGGCATTGGCCCCTAAAGACATGCATTTGCATTGAGACAGAGATTAAGAATTACAATTCGGTGAACAATAGGAGCATACCCACAAGATGCCTCTCATAGCACACCTATCAACCATCAAGGTACTCAAGATGCTCagtatatatatttatacagaaagaaaGGTTGTTGAAAGTTATGaactctgagacccaattatgtagcaccttaccttacaaggtgctacggcgcattcagcagccacatcCATGAATACTGCGGCAAACccattctcttttcaataagtgcacagAGTTCCTTTACTtgtgtttacacaacacatgggaccaacggctttatgtcccatccgaaggacgaagcacagctggggattcgaatccacactctgctgatcagaaacaccagagtttggattctgtgctcttaaccgctcggccaagacacttcAACAAATgagtttatattttttgttttctaggtCGATTAGGAGGAACGAGAGCTCCCAGACACCCTCCACATGCTCCAAAGGCTCCATTGGTTCATACCAGCTCAAAGGGAGCTAGGTAGGTACACTATATAAGGGCAAATCATTATCTATTTCAGAGGCTTGCAGCAGTTTGGTCCTCCCCGTGGCGAAACCGCCTTAGAACTTAAAGTACAGAGATATCAGATCATAAGTGTAAAAAGAGCAATCCACGTCGTATTGGTTATACATGTGTGTCTTACGGTACGTTCAATAAGCTTCCCCGCGCCAACCgtggtctgcccccggtacgttcgattATCTTTGACggcattccaggggctcacccgggtcagcccaaGTGCCCCGCTTgcggaacgggtcacttgggggctggctcGAGGTTCATGAAGTCACCACGAGAGGTTGGGTGATCGTTCCTTTAGCTCTTGTGAGGGGCTCATCCGAGTGAGCACCACGGGGACAACACAGAGAAGCTGATCAAACCCACccttatatgcataaaaaaggGATGTTTGCACATGGCATTATGGGATGGATGCCTGGTGCATCTGACAGATGTTGGCATTCCGTATTGTGGTTACTGGAGAGGAGCGGTTAGTCGGAGCATATTCGTGATTATGCATCGTATTAGCTTTGTAGTGTCCCCTTCTCCAGTgaaatggaaaaagaaaacaaaccctAAATTTACCAAGAAATGATCTTATATAATTATAAGAACCCAACATTGTTGAGTAAGGCTGTTTTTCCGTGGAATGGCCAAGCAGTGTTATTGCTTTCTCTATAGATAAGTGAGAACTCTCTTGTTTTACAAGCTTTCGGTATGGAGGATTATTGTTACCCCGAATGGATACCATTGGAAAGCTCTTGATCTGCAGAATTCAGAGATACCAATAGCTAAACTATTTTTTATTCCGACTTTCAGCGTCACATATGTACCAAagctaaaaaaaattctcatggctgattttttaaaagaattccCAAAGCCCCCATAAATCTGACCTTGCCTGGAAATTATGAACCCGataaaatttttaatttatgtgtacatgtaatccTGTGGGAGATGAACAAAAAAGCAATAAAGAGACAAGCAATCAATCTAATAAACTATGCAGGCAAACGGTTAACCCACGCAAAGGAAGCAGGGGCAAATTGATATATTGATTAATTGACGGAGTGGTCTAGGGCATCGAGCGTACAGTTTGACAGCTGAATCATTAGCGCATGCAACGTGTAAGTGTTTGAATCCATGTCACACTCACAGTGTTAATTTGTTTCCTTGAGTGAAAATAACACTTGACCCTTTCTTTACCTCATGCGCCTTTAATAGTCAAATGCGCTCGTATTCCCTCTTCTTTACCTCAGGCGACTTTAGTCGACTGCATTCGTATCccatttgaataataataagaagaagacaCTAGTTTTGGCGCATTTTACATAGGGCCTTGTTAATTAGgtcaataacatcccttttatctttctcagctccctggggagtgtacagccccgagctgccgtggcgcctCAATAGCTTTTTcatacactatcaacctctaccctctcaggtacccatttatactcccagttgaagggaagcaattatagtcaagcaTCTTACGCAAGGACACAAGTGAAATGACCAGGATTAAAACCCgcactctgatgacttaaccaccagaacatgAATCGGATGCTCTAagccactcagccatgacaccctaacTACCCTACCATCTTCTTATTTACCATAGAGGACTTTAGTCCACttcactcataccccctctacacaatatcaacctctaccctcgcaggtactcGTTTATACCCCCGGGTAAagaatcttgctcaaggacacaagtgaaatgaccaggactcaaacccacactcagatgACTAACACGCAACCACCAAAATTGTAATTGGAttctctaaaccactcggccatgacacccttccCTACCTCTTCGTAATTACCACGGGCGACTTTAGACAACTTCACTCATACCTCTCTCTTCTTTACCATTGGCGACTTAAGAGAAGGGGGTGAATTCTGGtatggttggctgcagattgccccacagcaccttgtaaatgtAAACCATCACATGACTCTACATATACTGAATGGATCTGATAATTTTGAACATGGACGGAAAATCCAACTACATAAAAATGAATAACACCCCAAGCAACACGCAATTCTATAATTGCCTATTGTGTTATCAGTACTAGTGCATTGTATTGcatgtgttttcattttaaaggattGAGAATTACGCGTGGATTTCCAAATGTATCAGAATGTAGTATCGGACCCCAAAGGTGTCCTTTATTCTAAAACACTAATATAAactagagtttgttcttttgaaaacttgcTACTATCATACTAACCCTGGtgtagatttttcggaattcggggGACTTCTCTACTTCAGcaaaataaattttcaaaatttgtgagACTTGCTCATTCAatctactacctgggcggaagtgTAGGAAAACAACgctaggactactactttcgctttAGTAGTGGATAGAGGGGACATTTCTACTAGTTAGCTCTAGTCATCTTCAGAAGACTTACATATTGTTACCTCCTTTAATTTCTCCTAGTAATCTCGCTAGGGTCAGATCGCTG
The sequence above is drawn from the Asterias rubens chromosome 9, eAstRub1.3, whole genome shotgun sequence genome and encodes:
- the LOC117294864 gene encoding sperm flagellar protein 1-like, which encodes MGELTNEMEVAKMMDLDDEKLQELYAWVDEIPLSRPKRNMTRDFSDGVLVAEIVHHYVPKIVEIHNYTPANSTQQKMSNWGTLNRKVLPKIGFSIQESLVRSICNSKAGVVEVVLWQLRQKLNQYLSRHNDKSNKISPDGYYGGQEVGTGADKTSKSPGRLGGTRAPRHPPHAPKAPLVHTSSKGASNLARVRSLNHVNELSTETRILLEEKEQNLLASQETVQILQAKVRRLEQLLHLKDIRIEEQAKRIEQLERRY